From a region of the Fusarium verticillioides 7600 chromosome 9, whole genome shotgun sequence genome:
- a CDS encoding carbonic anhydrase codes for MTSWISLLAALAACAPQVQASCAYGTHLHRRADVIHAPKFGYSAANGPANWYNLDPKANELCATGHHQSPINLASGSFSTIPASDLNIEIPNFTKGAEFENLGSTVEVVTEGLGGKINIENTTYHLKQFHFHLPSEHIDNGTSLAMEMHMVHASGDGKLAVIGIFIDLDDGAADSYKFRETRRGKTNIPATKSTVVTTVLNAVDKIATLGQTTHIKALKMSEIVSLLNEGEFQSYSGSLTTPPCSENVKWFVSTRKVSIPTRTYLKARSVIGYNARFPQNVPGEENILSLVADEIEHHDD; via the exons ATGACTTCTTGGATATCTTTGTTAGCTGCTCTGGCTGCTTGTGCGCCGCAGGTCCAGGCGTCGTGTGCATATGGAACGCATCTCCATCGGAGAGCTGATGTTATTCATGCTCCCAAGTTTGGATACTCTGCTGCCAAT GGCCCAGCGAACTGGTATAACTTAGACCCCAAGGCCAACGAACTATGCGCAACCGGCCACCACCAATCCCCCATCAACCTCGCCTCCGGTTCATTCAGCACTATACCTGCCTCAGACCTAAATATCGAGAttcccaacttcaccaagGGCGCTGAGTTCGAGAACCTGGGAAGCACAGTCGAAGTAGTAACCGAAGGCCTCGGCGGTAAAATCAACATCGAAAACACAACATACCACCTAAAGCAATTCCACTTCCATCTTCCCAGCGAGCACATCGACAACGGTACGAGTCTAGCCATGGAGATGCACATGGTTCACGCCAGCGGAGACGGCAAACTCGCCGTCATCGGTATCTTTATCGACCTCGACGACGGAGCGGCCGATTCGTATAAGTTCAGGGAGACGCGTAGGGGCAAGACAAACATCCCTGCTACCAAATCCACTGTCGTTACTACCGTTCTCAACGCGGTGGATAAGATTGCGACGCTGGGACAAACCACTCacatcaaggctctcaaaATGTCCGAGATCGTATCGCTCCTCAACGAGGGTGAATTCCAATC ATACTCGGGCTCGCTTACTACACCGCCCTGTAGTGAGAATGTCAAGTGGTTCGTCTCCACTCGGAAGGTTTCTATTCCTACGCGAACTTATTTGAAGGCCCGATCTGTCATCGGCTACAACGCTCGCTTTCCTCAGAATGTGCCTGGGGAGGAGAATATCTTGAGCTTAGtcgctgatgagattgagcaCCACGATGACTAA
- a CDS encoding glutamyl-tRNA synthetase, giving the protein MSFDAESAAPVLATADFKTLGPLAADLDKHLTLRTYLGGYTLSEADEKVWTALRTNKVAIGLVRKGAYANITRWFKFIEDAHPELKEKLNSGKEKRVGGANYNIGLQNTENGVVTRFPPEPSGYLHIGHAKAALLNDYFAKTAPDGNGKLLVRFDDTNPSKEKQEFEDSILHDLELMDIKYVSVTHTSDYFKELYEIAEQMILDGNAYADDTDPEVQKDDRKNRLASKRRDRPAEESLAMFREMKNGTDLGRKHCIRARIAFDSSNGSMRDPVIYRFPNWKGAEPAPHHRTGWDWNIYPTYDFACPVVDSLEGVTHALRTTEYADRNEQYHWFIDNLKLRKVNLWEFARINFIRTFLSKRKLTKVVDTGRVSGWDDPRLPTVRGILRRGLTVPALREFMLKQGPSRNIVTMDWTTIWAINKRMLDPVVPRYMAIEEKDAVTVTVTGGPEKSYKEDRPKHVKNPDVGTKQVTFGPKLLLDQADVAEFADNEEITLMSWGNAIVRGLDKSASPIKDLNLELHLAGDFKTTSKKVHWLAADPENLVKAELWDFGYLITKDTLEKDDNLDDYLAETTAWKVDALVDASIAGLKENDFIQLERKGYYRVDKALGQGPDGRAVLFKVPTGGQKG; this is encoded by the exons atgagcttCGACGCTGAGAGCGCGGCTCCAGTGCTCGCCACAGCCGACTTCAAGACTCTCGGTCCCTTGGCcgctgatcttgacaagcACCTCACGCTCCGAACCTACCTTGGAGGCTACACCCTGAGCGAGGCCGACGAGAAGGTCTGGACTGCTCTCCGCACCAACAAGGTCGCCATTGGCCTCGTCCGAAAGGGTGCCTACGCCAACATCACCCGATGGTTCAAGTTCATCGAGGATGCTCACCctgagctgaaggagaagctcaactccGGCAAGGAGAAGCGCGTCGGCGGTGCCAACTACAACATTGGCCTCCAGAACACCGAGAACGGTGTCGTCACCCGTTTCCCTCCCGAGCCCAG TGGTTATCTTCACATTGGTCACGCCAAGGCTGCTCTCCTCAACGATTACTTCGCCAAGACTGCCCcagatggcaatggcaagctCCTCGTCCGATTCGACGACACAAACCCCtccaaggagaagcaggagttCGAGGACTCTATCCTCCACGATCTCGAGTTGATGGACATCAAGTATGTCTCCGTCACTCACACCAGCGACTACTTCAAGGAGCTCTACGAGATTGCCGAGCAGATGATCCTCGACGGTAACGCGTACGCCGATGACACCGACCCCGAGGTCCAGAAGGACGACCGCAAGAACCGTCTTGCCAGCAAGCGACGTGACCGTCCTGCTGAGGAGAGTTTGGCCATGTTCagagagatgaagaacgGCACCGATCTGGGCCGAAAACACTGTATTCGCGCTCGCATTGCCTTTGACTCAAGCAACGGCTCCATGCGAGACCCCGTCATCTACCGATTCCCCAACTGGAAGGGCGCCGAGCCCGCACCTCACCACCGAACCGGCTGGGACTGGAACATCTACCCTACCTACGATTTCGCCTGCCCCGTCGTCGACAGTCTCGAGGGTGTCACCCACGCGCTCCGAACGACCGAGTATGCCGACCGCAACGAGCAATACCACTGGttcatcgacaacctcaagctccGCAAGGTCAACCTTTGGGAGTTTGCCCGTATCAACTTTATCCGAACATTCCTTTCCAAGCGAAAGCTCACCAAGGTTGTCGACACCGGTCGCGTCAGCGGCTGGGATGATCCTCGTCTGCCTACCGTTCGCGGTATCCTCCGTCGCGGTTTGACCGTTCCCGCTCTCCGTGAGTTCATGTTGAAGCAGGGACCTAGCCGAAACATCGTCACCATGGACTGGACAACTATCTGGGCCATCAACAAGCGAATGCTCGACCCCGTTGTGCCCCGATACATGGCcattgaggagaaggacgCCGTTACTGTCACCGTGACTGGCGGACCCGAGAAGTCCTACAAGGAGGACAGACCCAAGCACGTCAAGAACCCCGACGTTGGTACCAAGCAGGTTACATTCGGacccaagcttctcctcgaccaAGCCGACGTTGCTGAGTTCGCCGACAACGAGGAGATCACCCTGATGAGCTGGGGCAACGCCATCGTCCGCGGCCTCGACAAGTCCGCCTCACccatcaaggatctcaacctcgagctGCACCTCGCGGGCGACTTCAAGACCACCAGCAAGAAGGTCCACTGGCTAGCGGCCGACCCCGAGAACCTagtcaaggctgagctcTGGGACTTTGGCtacctcatcaccaaggacacGCTAGAGAAGGAtgacaaccttgacgacTACCTGGCCGAGACCACCGCCTGGAAGGTCGATGCGCTGGTCGACGCTAGCATCGCCGGCCTTAAGGAGAACGACTTTATCCAGCTGGAGCGCAAGGGATACTACCGTGTGGACAAGGCTCTTGGCCAAGGACCCGACGGCCGAGCTGTCCTGTTCAAGGTCCCCACAGGTGGCCAGAAGGGTTAA